A single window of Pyxicephalus adspersus chromosome 10, UCB_Pads_2.0, whole genome shotgun sequence DNA harbors:
- the LOC140339760 gene encoding uncharacterized protein: MDELHSCLVQLNLLLLQLLVSRRLTGPRVIRHRRWVHQLTAQRHSKGAFMALYQRLRRRPNEFHNYARMTVASFDELLRLLSPFLRRQRTNMRMPVSPAERLLLTLRFLATGESFDSLHYQYRLGKSTIHGIVHDTCRRIWEVLQPTYMPQLSEQVWKEAAQGFFKKPKFPNCVGAVGGKQVKIRLPPGSRLQNYNYRKFISTILMAVVDADYRFIAVDVGSFDSTADSNAFWSTSIGRRLYAQCLDLPGPSPIEEGGEPMPHVLVGDEVFGLNTNLMSPFVEKNLNSTKKVFNYRLERARRYVECTFGLLANKWRVFHTTLVMTPENADSLIKAACVLHNFVRQKEGINFDDIADDPFTDVACPLVRECNEADTVREKFANYFVSPAGELPWQHHHM; this comes from the exons ATGGATGAGCTCCATTCATGCCTGGTACAACTTAATCTCCTACTTTTGCAGCTGCTCGTGTCAAGGCGTCTGACGGGTCCGAGGGTGATTCGCCATCGTAGGTGGGTCCACCAGCTTACTGCACAACGGCACAGTAAGGGTGCATTTATGGCCCTCTACCAGCGCCTGAGGAGGCGTCCTAACGAATTCCATAACTACGCGCGGATGACGGTGGCCAGCTTCGATGAGCTGTTGAGGTTGCTCAGTCCTTTCTTACGTCGGCAACGAACGAACATGCGCATGCCTGTCAGCCCAGCGGAACGACTTCTACTAACTTTGCG TTTCCTCGCAACGGGAGAGTCGTTTGACTCGTTACACTATCAGTATCGACTTGGAAAATCCACTATTCATGGGATTGTCCATGATACGTGTCGCCGAATATGGGAGGTTCTACAGCCGACCTATATGCCCCAGCTGTCTGAACAAGTTTGGAAGGAGGCAGCACAAGGCTTTTTCAAGAAACCAAAGTTCCCAAACTGTGTTGGCGCCGTAGGCGGGAAGCAGGTTAAGATCCGATTGCCCCCCGGTTCCCGTTTACAAAACTACAATTACAGGAAGTTCATTTCCACCATCCTTATGGCTGTTGTGGATGCCGATTACCGTTTCATTGCTGTGGATGTTGGGTCTTTCGACAGCACTGCTGACTCAAACGCTTTCTGGTCTACAAGCATTGGTCGTAGACTGTATGCACAATGTTTAGACCTTCCTGGACCCAGTCCAATTGAAGAAGGAGGGGAGCCTATGCCACATGTCCTGGTGGGGGATGAGGTTTTTGGTCTTAATACCAACCTTATGAGTCCATTTGTGGAGAAGAACCTCAACAGCACTAAGAAAGTCTTTAATTACCGCCTGGAAAGGGCCAGACGCTATGTGGAGTGCACCTTTGGACTTCTGGCTAATAAATGGCGCGTTTTCCACACCACTCTTGTTATGACACCGGAAAATGCAGACAGCCTTATAAAAGCTGCATGCGTGCTGCACAATTTTGTACGACAGAAGGAAGGAATTAATTTTGATGATATTGCAGATGATCCTTTTACTGACGTTGCTTGTCCCTTGGTGAGGGAATGTAATGAAGCTGACACAGTACGGGAAAAATTTGCTAATTATTTTGTTTCCCCAGCTGGGGAGTTGCCTTGGCAGCATCAccacatgtaa